In a genomic window of Phalacrocorax aristotelis chromosome 8, bGulAri2.1, whole genome shotgun sequence:
- the AFAP1L1 gene encoding actin filament-associated protein 1-like 1 isoform X1 has protein sequence MDYMYVNTASLSNGTSFVESLFEEFDCDLRDLQDMQEEEGDTGDGIGLELARSQTAKTVPVDPAPPLPTTPPPEDYYEEALPLGPGKAPEYITSHNSSSPPNSIEDGYYEDADSNYPVTRMNGEQKNSYNDSDAMSSSYESYDEEEEEGKGQQLTHQWPSEEASMNLVKDCRICAFLLRKKRFGQWAKQLTIIRDSKLLCYKSSKDQQPHVEVPLGTCNVIYVPKDRRRKKHELRFSLPGAEALVLAVQSKEQAEEWLKVIKEASSLAVGGVEAPTSPVMPCKMDLDKRLSQEKHTSDSDSVAMGENGSPAARREPGEQGKGKKSGLADLKGSMSRAAGKKITRIISFSKKKPSPEDTQTSSTEEDIPSCGYLSVLVNQCWKERWCRLKGNTLYFHKDRTDLRTHVNTIVLQGCEVVPGLGPKHPFAFRILRNGQEVAALEASCSEDLGRWLGLLLVETGSQTAPEALHYDYVDVETIANIVTAVRHSYLWASSSQDHRPDASRVVYDEVPYEKVQAKEEPGRLAGAQVKRHASSCSEKSRRVDPQVKVKRHASNANQYRYGKNRAEEDARQFLTEKEKLEKEKALIRSELVLLRKEKRELREAMKGSTGSKLQDLEQQVAVLEEQCRQKEEQRVDLELKLTEVKEQLKQSLAGGPALGLAVTSKAENVEATNKPNGSPHEHLVPVNCAAELRKRSPSILPANKGNVLRKAKEWEKKQT, from the exons ATGGACTACATGTATGTCAACACAGCGTCCCTGAGCAATGGCACCAGCTTCGTGGAGTCACTCTTTGAGGAGTTTG ACTGTGACCTGCGGGATCTCCAAGAcatgcaggaggaggagggggacaCCGGTGATGGCATTGGCTTGGAGCTGGCGAGGAGCCAGACAGCAAAAACA GTTCCTGTGGACCCTGCTCCACCACTACCCACCACTCCTCCACCTGAGGATTACTATGAGGAAGCCCTGCCCCTGGGCCCTGGCAAGGCCCCCGAGTACATCACCTCCCACA ATAGCTCCAGCCCCCCCAACTCCATTGAGGATGGCTATTACGAGGATGCAGACAGCAACTACCCTGTCACCAGGATGAATGGGGAGCAAAAAAACTCCT ACAATGACTCAGATGCAATGAGCAGCTCTTATGAGTCATatgatgaagaggaggaggaagggaagggccAGCAGCTGACACATCAGTGGCCATCAGAGGAAGCATCCATGAACCTGGTGAAGGATTGCAGGATTTGCGCTTTCCTGTTGCGCAAGAAGCGCTTTGGACAGTGGGCCAAGCAGCTCACCATCATACGGGACAGCAAACTGCTG TGCTACAAAAGCTCCAAGGACCAGCAGCCGCATGTGGAGGTGCCCCTGGGGACCTGCAATGTCATCTATGTCCCCAAGGACAGGCGGCGCAAGAAGCATGAGCTGCGGTTCTCGCTGCCAGGGGCTGAAGCACTGGTCCTGGCCGTGCAGAGCAAGGAGCAGgctgaggagtggctgaag GTGATAAAGGAAGCCAGCAGTCTGGCAGTGGGCGGGGTGGAAGCCCCCACCTCTCCGGTGATGCCGTGCAAGATGGACCTGGATAAG CGGCTGTCACAGGAGAAGCATACCTCCGACTCAGACAGTGTGGCCATGGGTGAGAATGGCTCCCCAGCAGCCCGCAGAGAGCCTGGTGAGCAAG GGAAAGGCAAAAAGAGCGGCTTGGCTGACCTGAAGGGCTCAATGAGCCGGGCGGCAGGGAAGAAGATCACAAGAATCATCAGCTTCTCCAAGAAAAAGCCTTCCCCTGAGGACACACAGACCTCCTCCACCGAGGAGGACATCCCCTCCTGTG GGTATCTCAGTGTCCTGGTTAACCAGTGCTGGAAGGAGCGCTGGTGTCGCCTGAAGGGCAACACCCTCTACTTCCACAAGGACCGCACCGACCTGCGCACCCACGTGAACACCATCGTGCTCCAGGGCTGCGAGGTGGTTCCGGGTCTGGGCCCCAAACACCCCTTCGCTTTCCGCATCCTTCGCAAtgggcaggaggtggcagcgCTGGAG gCAAGTTGCTCTGAAGACCTGGGCCGCTGGCTGGGTCTCCTCTTGGTGGAGACAGGCTCACAGACAGCACCAGAGGCCTTGCACTATGACTACGTGGACGTGGAGACTATTGCCAACATAGTGACAGCTGTGAGGCACTCCTACCT GTGGGCCAGCTCATCCCAGGACCACCGACCAGATGCCTCCCGCGTGGTGTACGATGAAGTCCCCTATGAGAAGGTTCAG GCCAAGGAGGAGCCGGGACGGCTGGCAGGAGCCCAGGTGAAGCGCCATGCCTCCTCCTGTAGCGAGAAGTCACGGCGCGTGGATCCACAAGTCAAAGTGAAGAGACATGCGTCAA ATGCCAACCAGTACAGGTACGGGAAGAACAGGGCTGAGGAAGATGCCCGCCAATTTCTGACTGAGAAagagaagctggagaaggagaaagcatTGATCCGCAGCGAGTTAGTGTTGCTGCGGAAAGAGAAGCGAGAGCTGCGGGAAGCCATGAAGGGCAGCACAG GGTCAAAGCTGCAGGACCTAGAGCAGCAGGTGGCGGTGCTGGAGGAGCAGTGTCGGCAGAAGGAGGAACAACGTGTTGACCTGGAGCTCAAGCTGACTGAAGTGAAGGAGCAGCTGAAACAGTCACTGGCAGGAgggccagccctggggctggctgtgACCAGCAAGGCTGAAAATGTG GAAGCTACAAACAAGCCAAATGGGAGCCCCCATGAGCACCTGGTCCCTGTTAACTGTGCAGCCGAGCTGAGGAAGAGAAGTCCCTCCATCCTCCCTGCCAACAAGGGAAATGTGCTGCGGAAGGCCAAG gaATGGGAAAAGAAGCAGACTTAA
- the AFAP1L1 gene encoding actin filament-associated protein 1-like 1 isoform X2, whose protein sequence is MDRLSVLDQLLPELSVLLKLLDHEYLSATTQEKKLAVSTILQKLQPPAGKHMDYMYVNTASLSNGTSFVESLFEEFDCDLRDLQDMQEEEGDTGDGIGLELARSQTAKTVPVDPAPPLPTTPPPEDYYEEALPLGPGKAPEYITSHNSSSPPNSIEDGYYEDADSNYPVTRMNGEQKNSYNDSDAMSSSYESYDEEEEEGKGQQLTHQWPSEEASMNLVKDCRICAFLLRKKRFGQWAKQLTIIRDSKLLCYKSSKDQQPHVEVPLGTCNVIYVPKDRRRKKHELRFSLPGAEALVLAVQSKEQAEEWLKVIKEASSLAVGGVEAPTSPVMPCKMDLDKRLSQEKHTSDSDSVAMGENGSPAARREPGEQGKGKKSGLADLKGSMSRAAGKKITRIISFSKKKPSPEDTQTSSTEEDIPSCGYLSVLVNQCWKERWCRLKGNTLYFHKDRTDLRTHVNTIVLQGCEVVPGLGPKHPFAFRILRNGQEVAALEASCSEDLGRWLGLLLVETGSQTAPEALHYDYVDVETIANIVTAVRHSYLWASSSQDHRPDASRVVYDEVPYEKVQAKEEPGRLAGAQVKRHASSCSEKSRRVDPQVKVKRHASNANQYRYGKNRAEEDARQFLTEKEKLEKEKALIRSELVLLRKEKRELREAMKGSTGSKLQDLEQQVAVLEEQCRQKEEQRVDLELKLTEVKEQLKQSLAGGPALGLAVTSKAENVEATNKPNGSPHEHLVPVNCAAELRKRSPSILPANKGNVLRKAKEWEKKQT, encoded by the exons ATGGACCGCCTCAGCG TGCTGGAccagctcctgccagagctcAGCGTCTTGCTCAAGCTGCTGGACCACGAGTACCTGAGTGCCACCACACAGGAGAAGAAGCTGGCTGTCTCCACCAtcctgcagaagctgcagccaCCTGCAG GGAAGCACATGGACTACATGTATGTCAACACAGCGTCCCTGAGCAATGGCACCAGCTTCGTGGAGTCACTCTTTGAGGAGTTTG ACTGTGACCTGCGGGATCTCCAAGAcatgcaggaggaggagggggacaCCGGTGATGGCATTGGCTTGGAGCTGGCGAGGAGCCAGACAGCAAAAACA GTTCCTGTGGACCCTGCTCCACCACTACCCACCACTCCTCCACCTGAGGATTACTATGAGGAAGCCCTGCCCCTGGGCCCTGGCAAGGCCCCCGAGTACATCACCTCCCACA ATAGCTCCAGCCCCCCCAACTCCATTGAGGATGGCTATTACGAGGATGCAGACAGCAACTACCCTGTCACCAGGATGAATGGGGAGCAAAAAAACTCCT ACAATGACTCAGATGCAATGAGCAGCTCTTATGAGTCATatgatgaagaggaggaggaagggaagggccAGCAGCTGACACATCAGTGGCCATCAGAGGAAGCATCCATGAACCTGGTGAAGGATTGCAGGATTTGCGCTTTCCTGTTGCGCAAGAAGCGCTTTGGACAGTGGGCCAAGCAGCTCACCATCATACGGGACAGCAAACTGCTG TGCTACAAAAGCTCCAAGGACCAGCAGCCGCATGTGGAGGTGCCCCTGGGGACCTGCAATGTCATCTATGTCCCCAAGGACAGGCGGCGCAAGAAGCATGAGCTGCGGTTCTCGCTGCCAGGGGCTGAAGCACTGGTCCTGGCCGTGCAGAGCAAGGAGCAGgctgaggagtggctgaag GTGATAAAGGAAGCCAGCAGTCTGGCAGTGGGCGGGGTGGAAGCCCCCACCTCTCCGGTGATGCCGTGCAAGATGGACCTGGATAAG CGGCTGTCACAGGAGAAGCATACCTCCGACTCAGACAGTGTGGCCATGGGTGAGAATGGCTCCCCAGCAGCCCGCAGAGAGCCTGGTGAGCAAG GGAAAGGCAAAAAGAGCGGCTTGGCTGACCTGAAGGGCTCAATGAGCCGGGCGGCAGGGAAGAAGATCACAAGAATCATCAGCTTCTCCAAGAAAAAGCCTTCCCCTGAGGACACACAGACCTCCTCCACCGAGGAGGACATCCCCTCCTGTG GGTATCTCAGTGTCCTGGTTAACCAGTGCTGGAAGGAGCGCTGGTGTCGCCTGAAGGGCAACACCCTCTACTTCCACAAGGACCGCACCGACCTGCGCACCCACGTGAACACCATCGTGCTCCAGGGCTGCGAGGTGGTTCCGGGTCTGGGCCCCAAACACCCCTTCGCTTTCCGCATCCTTCGCAAtgggcaggaggtggcagcgCTGGAG gCAAGTTGCTCTGAAGACCTGGGCCGCTGGCTGGGTCTCCTCTTGGTGGAGACAGGCTCACAGACAGCACCAGAGGCCTTGCACTATGACTACGTGGACGTGGAGACTATTGCCAACATAGTGACAGCTGTGAGGCACTCCTACCT GTGGGCCAGCTCATCCCAGGACCACCGACCAGATGCCTCCCGCGTGGTGTACGATGAAGTCCCCTATGAGAAGGTTCAG GCCAAGGAGGAGCCGGGACGGCTGGCAGGAGCCCAGGTGAAGCGCCATGCCTCCTCCTGTAGCGAGAAGTCACGGCGCGTGGATCCACAAGTCAAAGTGAAGAGACATGCGTCAA ATGCCAACCAGTACAGGTACGGGAAGAACAGGGCTGAGGAAGATGCCCGCCAATTTCTGACTGAGAAagagaagctggagaaggagaaagcatTGATCCGCAGCGAGTTAGTGTTGCTGCGGAAAGAGAAGCGAGAGCTGCGGGAAGCCATGAAGGGCAGCACAG GGTCAAAGCTGCAGGACCTAGAGCAGCAGGTGGCGGTGCTGGAGGAGCAGTGTCGGCAGAAGGAGGAACAACGTGTTGACCTGGAGCTCAAGCTGACTGAAGTGAAGGAGCAGCTGAAACAGTCACTGGCAGGAgggccagccctggggctggctgtgACCAGCAAGGCTGAAAATGTG GAAGCTACAAACAAGCCAAATGGGAGCCCCCATGAGCACCTGGTCCCTGTTAACTGTGCAGCCGAGCTGAGGAAGAGAAGTCCCTCCATCCTCCCTGCCAACAAGGGAAATGTGCTGCGGAAGGCCAAG gaATGGGAAAAGAAGCAGACTTAA